The nucleotide window CGCTGTTCGGCCTCGTCTTGCTCGCCCTCTGCTTCTACACAgtcctccgcctcgacgactcgCGGCTGGTGAGGGAGCCAGTGTCCCGCAAAGGGCCGCCACCGGAGAcgaagacgggcgagaaCAATGGCGGCGACAAACCCAAGTCCGTACACTGGGAAGAGGCGCCCCGTATCCGTGGGGGCCCTAGACCAAAGTCTGTCAGCGGGACTGGCTCGCATCCCATCTGGTTTCTCATGAGCGATGCCCAGCGCGAGCATGACCAACTCATCAAGAGGCAGTCCAAGACGCTGGCAGATGCTGTCAAGGAATACCGCAGGCGGTACCAGCTGTCCCCACCCCCCAACTTCGACAAGTGGTTCGAGTTTGCCACGGCCAACAAGGTCCAGCTTGTCGACGAGTTCGACACCATCCACGACCTCATCACGCCCTTCTGGGGCCTAAAGCCCAAGACGATTCGCGCGAGAGCCAAGGAGGCCCTGGGTTTCGACAACGCGctcatcggcgtcgccatccgGAACCATGCGGTCTCTCATatcagcggcggccaggaaTGGCAGCGCAACGCCACCGAGGGCATGATGGCCAAGTTCGTACAGTATCTGCCGGACATGGACTTGGCGTTCAACATCCACGACGAACCGCGAGTCGTCGTTCCGCACGACGATCTAACGCGACTCGTGAGCAAGGCGCGCGATGTGAACATGCCCGCTTCCAACGCCAACACAAACCCGATTAATGACTTCTCCAAGACAGCTCCTGAGCTGAGCGACAAGAAGATGTTTGAAGAGACGAAACTGACTCGTTTCAACGTTTTCGCCCATCAGCCCACTTGGACGCACTCGCGCATGTCGTGTCCGCCCGACAGCCCGGCCAGGATTCTCGAAGAGgacgagcgcgccgacgacatgagCAAGTACGGGGTTGGTGATCTCGGCTTCGTCTACAACGCCACGGCCATGTCGGACGTTTGCCTCACACCGTCGTTGAGCTCGACCTTTGGCTTTTTTGATCGGCCCAATGCTTTCAACATCGTCCACGACCTGTTCCCCATATTCTCCCAGTCAAAAATCTCATCATATAATGACTTCATCTATCCCTCGCCCTGGTATTGGTACAAAAAGGTGTCCTACGAGGAGGATAAGGACAAGCCTTGGACGCAGAAGCTAGACAAGCTCTATTGGCGTGGCTCGACGACCGGCGGCTTTAGCCGGAACGGAGGGTGGAGGAGGCAACACCGCCAGCACTTTGTCCAGAAGATCAACGCACATGACCAGGTACAGATTATGGTCAACAGTGGCGGTGCGGAAAATCCGAAATGGGAGACGAAGCAAGTTCCCCGTGGGGACTATCGCGACTTCATTGATGTGTCGTTCTCGCACGTCGGCCAATGCGACCCAGGTGACTGCGACGCGCAAACTCAATACTTCGATGTGAAGGACCGTGTGGAGCAACAGGATGCTTGGGGTTACAAGTACCTCCTGGACATTGACGGCAACGCTTTCTCTGGTCGCTTCTACGCCTTTCTGCAGAGCAAGAGCCTGACCTTTAAGCTCGCCATGTTCCGTGAATGGCACAATGAGTGGCTCCGACCCTGGTTACACTACGTGCCCCTGAGTCTTCAAGGCGATGAGTGGCTCGAGGCGGTGCGCTTTtttagcagcagcagactcGGCAAcaacgaggccgagcgcatcgccatggcgagcaCGCAATGGGCCAACAAGGTGGTCCGCAAAGAGGATATGGAGGCGTGGTTTTTCAGATTGCTCCTCGAGTAAGTCAACTTGGCTGCAGCACCCAATTGCCGTCGCGAACTTCAATTTCGAGGTAACCGTTACTGACACCGGCGTGACAGGTATGGACGCGTCATTGACGACCAGAGAGCAATCATTGGTTTCGATCCGTCGAGCGCGGGCAAGAAACTACCGTGACTGACCCAAGAAATGAGTTGAGGACCACAAGG belongs to Purpureocillium takamizusanense chromosome 1, complete sequence and includes:
- a CDS encoding uncharacterized protein (COG:S~EggNog:ENOG503PAXF), which translates into the protein MLNPTSQQIMRRRQTLALFGLVLLALCFYTVLRLDDSRLVREPVSRKGPPPETKTGENNGGDKPKSVHWEEAPRIRGGPRPKSVSGTGSHPIWFLMSDAQREHDQLIKRQSKTLADAVKEYRRRYQLSPPPNFDKWFEFATANKVQLVDEFDTIHDLITPFWGLKPKTIRARAKEALGFDNALIGVAIRNHAVSHISGGQEWQRNATEGMMAKFVQYLPDMDLAFNIHDEPRVVVPHDDLTRLVSKARDVNMPASNANTNPINDFSKTAPELSDKKMFEETKLTRFNVFAHQPTWTHSRMSCPPDSPARILEEDERADDMSKYGVGDLGFVYNATAMSDVCLTPSLSSTFGFFDRPNAFNIVHDLFPIFSQSKISSYNDFIYPSPWYWYKKVSYEEDKDKPWTQKLDKLYWRGSTTGGFSRNGGWRRQHRQHFVQKINAHDQVQIMVNSGGAENPKWETKQVPRGDYRDFIDVSFSHVGQCDPGDCDAQTQYFDVKDRVEQQDAWGYKYLLDIDGNAFSGRFYAFLQSKSLTFKLAMFREWHNEWLRPWLHYVPLSLQGDEWLEAVRFFSSSRLGNNEAERIAMASTQWANKVVRKEDMEAWFFRLLLEYGRVIDDQRAIIGFDPSSAGKKLP